The Zalophus californianus isolate mZalCal1 chromosome 8, mZalCal1.pri.v2, whole genome shotgun sequence genome has a segment encoding these proteins:
- the LOC113938499 gene encoding translation initiation factor IF-2-like, translating into MAAAARQDALPGPPSRAPVPATWSSQPGRGASRNLRSRVPARGHFRCRSSLASKENCQVSSGGERGEKRSEAVCPGALQAPRPQASGCPGGPGDRSRALTRRDPAPSPQPSTGQAQTVKQPRGSPHPHSHPHLGDDGGGLSEPRPRRLPTPLAQLCGPCAQPSPSQRARGAFGRRVWRGKKNGGHSNAADGRWGLRGPEKADLRGRKLDHPWALEPHRFGLWDDQPSPLDETSPSTENSGQRPKRARKVSEAPVDDGWNG; encoded by the exons ATGGCAGCCGCGGCCAGGCAGGATGCTCTGCCCGGGCCCCCATCCCGCGCCCCAGTGCCTGCGACCTGGAGCTCCCAGCCGGGCCGCGGAGCG TCCCGGAACTTACGCTCGCGGGTTCCGGCGCGAGGGCACTTCCGGTGCCGCTCTTCTCTCGCCAGCAAAGAGAACTGCCAAGTCAGTTCCGGCGGAGAGCGAGGTGAGAAGCGCAGCGAGGCCGTCTGTCCCGGGGCCCTCCAGGCCCCCCGGCCTCAGGCCAGCGGGTGCCCTGGGGGGCCCGGGGACAGGTCACGGGCTCTGACCCGCAGAGACCCAGCACCCTCGCCGCAGCCGTCCACCGGCCAGGCGCAGACTGTGAAGCAGCCGCgaggctctccccacccccactcccacccccacctcggcGACGATGGCGGCGGCCTCTCGGAGCCCAGACCTCGCCGGCTGCCCACTCCCCTAGCCCAACTGTGCGGGCCCTGCGCGCAGCCCTCGCCCAGCCAGCGGGCACGCGGCGCCTTTGGACGTCGGGTGTGGCGGGGCAAGAAGAATGGCGGCCACTCGAATGCCGCGGACGGCCGTTGGGGCCTCCGAGGGCCTGAGAAGGCGGATTTGCGTGGACGCAAGCTCGACCACCCTTGGGCCTTGGAGCCCCACAGATTTGGGCTCTGGGATGACCAGCCGTCCCCATTGGACGAAACCTCACCTTCTACGGAGAACAGTGGACAGAGGCCCAAACGGGCCCGGAAGGTGAGCGAAGCCCCTGTCGACGACGGGTGGAACGGTTAA